A stretch of Clostridium formicaceticum DNA encodes these proteins:
- a CDS encoding GntR family transcriptional regulator, producing MIQLDFRDRRPLYEQIKEKLKLLIIQGVLKADEKIPSVRELAQDLTINPNTIQKAYKDLETEGFIYSLRGKGNFVAPLEHAINPARQEELTKELEKIVAELMYMNVSKKQLMLYIDNIYKKEGGSIE from the coding sequence ATGATTCAGCTAGATTTTAGAGATCGCAGACCTTTATATGAGCAGATTAAAGAAAAACTCAAGCTTCTGATTATCCAAGGGGTGCTAAAGGCGGATGAAAAAATACCTTCAGTCCGTGAACTGGCTCAAGATCTTACTATTAATCCTAATACCATACAGAAGGCCTATAAGGATTTGGAAACAGAAGGATTTATTTATTCCCTTCGCGGCAAAGGAAATTTCGTTGCTCCTTTAGAACACGCCATTAACCCTGCCCGACAAGAGGAACTTACCAAAGAACTTGAAAAAATTGTTGCAGAGCTCATGTATATGAATGTATCTAAAAAACAACTCATGCTTTACATCGATAATATTTATAAAAAAGAAGGGGGTTCCATTGAATGA
- a CDS encoding N-acetylmuramoyl-L-alanine amidase family protein, protein MIQNFIKKAKKKYFKKDKSIIFIILPQWLFLALSIAIVGLAFSFVHQTITSISNKNVLLQSTVVIDAGHGGIDGGTYDKHLMLLEKDINLDVALKIQKILQRNDITAVVTREKDVSLEEKSNLKSTRHARDLDARRQIIDGSRGSLFVSIHVDAQPKNLNTRGVKIFYNKNSEESKKIAEEIKKSVDFIVYDEFLDSSSMKAEIAPGNFYVLRATKTPGVLVEIGYITNLEDKKLLQQETYKKHIALAVSDGIIRYLFKTGDYF, encoded by the coding sequence ATGATCCAAAACTTTATAAAAAAAGCCAAAAAAAAATATTTCAAAAAAGATAAATCCATCATTTTTATTATTCTTCCTCAATGGCTATTTCTTGCACTATCTATTGCTATTGTGGGCTTAGCCTTCTCCTTTGTTCATCAAACCATTACTTCTATTTCTAATAAGAATGTACTGCTCCAAAGCACAGTTGTTATCGATGCTGGTCATGGCGGAATTGACGGAGGCACATACGATAAACATTTAATGCTGTTAGAAAAAGATATTAATCTTGATGTAGCGCTAAAAATTCAAAAAATTTTACAGCGCAACGACATCACTGCAGTTGTAACAAGGGAAAAAGATGTTTCTTTAGAAGAAAAAAGCAATCTAAAATCTACAAGACATGCGAGGGACTTGGACGCTAGAAGACAAATTATTGATGGCAGTAGAGGAAGCTTATTTGTTAGTATTCATGTTGATGCTCAGCCAAAAAATTTAAATACCAGGGGTGTAAAGATTTTTTATAATAAAAATTCAGAGGAAAGCAAAAAAATTGCTGAAGAAATAAAAAAATCTGTTGATTTTATTGTTTATGATGAATTTTTAGATAGTTCCTCTATGAAAGCAGAAATCGCACCGGGTAATTTCTATGTTTTAAGAGCCACGAAAACCCCTGGGGTATTGGTAGAAATAGGCTATATCACGAATCTTGAGGATAAGAAGCTGTTGCAGCAGGAAACCTATAAAAAACATATTGCCTTGGCTGTCAGTGATGGTATCATAAGGTACTTATTCAAGACTGGAGATTATTTTTAA
- a CDS encoding ZIP family metal transporter, with translation MVDYLSQYNIIYIGLIASLAAGLCTGVGALPIFFTKNVSHRTLDTMLGFAAGVMLAATSFSLIVPAIEYAGEGIHGAGIAVVGILAGGIFLDLMDHFAPHSHVLKLGKKGEKNNLTRVWLFVIAITLHNFPEGLAVGVGFGNGNVGNGLAIAIAIGLQNIPEGLAVALALIREKYSTTKAFFIALATGLVEPIGGVIGVGLVHIIQPILPYALTFAAGAMLYVICDEIIPETQKHGYERYATYGLLIGFVLMMFLDIALG, from the coding sequence TTGGTTGATTATTTGTCACAGTATAATATTATTTATATTGGATTAATTGCCAGCTTGGCTGCAGGCTTATGTACAGGGGTAGGAGCGCTACCAATTTTTTTTACGAAAAATGTCTCCCATAGGACGTTGGATACCATGTTGGGATTTGCTGCAGGTGTTATGCTAGCAGCAACATCCTTTAGCTTAATTGTTCCTGCTATAGAGTACGCCGGCGAAGGAATTCACGGGGCCGGTATAGCTGTTGTAGGCATCTTAGCTGGAGGAATCTTTCTGGATTTAATGGATCATTTTGCTCCCCATAGCCATGTCTTAAAGCTTGGAAAAAAAGGAGAAAAGAATAATTTAACAAGGGTATGGCTTTTTGTCATTGCTATAACCCTTCATAATTTCCCCGAAGGTTTAGCAGTAGGAGTTGGTTTTGGTAACGGCAACGTTGGAAATGGCTTAGCTATTGCTATTGCCATCGGTCTGCAAAATATTCCTGAAGGCCTGGCAGTTGCTTTGGCGTTGATCCGCGAAAAATATAGCACCACAAAAGCTTTTTTTATTGCCCTTGCCACCGGCTTAGTAGAACCCATAGGTGGCGTGATCGGCGTTGGTTTGGTGCATATAATACAACCTATTCTTCCCTATGCCCTCACTTTTGCTGCTGGTGCTATGCTGTACGTGATTTGTGACGAAATTATTCCTGAAACACAAAAACATGGCTATGAGAGGTATGCAACTTATGGACTTTTGATAGGATTTGTTTTAATGATGTTTTTAGATATTGCCTTAGGTTAA
- the hisS gene encoding histidine--tRNA ligase, with translation MKFNSNPVRGTFDVLPEDMELRNWVQDTIKRIYRQRGYLQMETPCIENLELLNHSEGGENLRLLFKILKRGDKLTFEELSENALCDLGLRFDLTLPLSRFYANNRNELPTPFKAFQMGYVWRAERPQKGRFRQFTQCDIDIIGEKSIYAEIDLLLTIPKALHELGFKNFTIKINDRRLLKDIVVKAGFEEEDFDTICITLDKMDKVGKEGVTQELLEKAYEEVKIHKLLELLNTHIGDFDNEHARELQKAVDIVSAYYPIAFEPTLVRGMGYYTGPIFEIVSEDFKGSIAGGGRYDNLLSKFQKDSIPAVGFSIGFERIITILKERNFKIPTNEKKVALMFTEEQQLKEVIDLTEKLTAEGNVVTTFFVNRNKLGKKISQLEEQGYEVQVIK, from the coding sequence TTGAAATTTAATTCAAATCCTGTAAGAGGTACTTTTGATGTTTTGCCGGAAGATATGGAGCTAAGAAATTGGGTTCAGGATACCATTAAAAGAATTTATCGCCAAAGAGGCTATCTGCAGATGGAGACACCCTGCATTGAAAACCTGGAGCTTTTAAATCATAGTGAGGGTGGAGAGAATTTACGCTTGTTATTTAAAATACTAAAACGTGGAGACAAGCTTACCTTTGAAGAGCTATCTGAAAATGCTCTATGTGATTTGGGTTTAAGATTTGATCTAACGCTGCCATTGAGCAGATTTTATGCAAACAATCGTAATGAATTACCTACACCCTTTAAGGCATTCCAGATGGGTTATGTGTGGCGGGCAGAGAGACCACAAAAAGGAAGGTTTCGTCAATTTACACAGTGTGATATTGATATTATTGGTGAAAAAAGCATTTATGCTGAAATAGATTTACTGTTAACCATCCCAAAGGCTTTACATGAACTCGGCTTTAAAAATTTCACTATCAAAATCAATGATCGCCGTCTTCTAAAGGATATTGTTGTAAAGGCTGGATTTGAGGAGGAAGACTTTGATACGATATGTATTACACTGGACAAAATGGACAAGGTAGGTAAAGAGGGAGTAACCCAAGAGTTGCTAGAAAAAGCTTACGAGGAGGTAAAAATTCATAAGCTCTTGGAACTACTAAACACCCATATAGGAGATTTTGATAATGAGCATGCCAGGGAATTACAAAAAGCTGTAGATATTGTTTCAGCATATTATCCTATTGCGTTTGAACCAACTCTAGTACGTGGTATGGGTTATTACACAGGGCCTATTTTTGAAATTGTTAGCGAGGATTTTAAAGGTTCTATCGCCGGTGGAGGACGCTACGACAACTTACTAAGCAAGTTCCAGAAGGATAGCATACCTGCTGTTGGTTTTTCTATTGGTTTTGAAAGGATTATAACGATTTTAAAGGAAAGAAATTTTAAGATTCCTACAAATGAAAAGAAGGTTGCTCTTATGTTTACAGAGGAGCAGCAGTTGAAGGAAGTCATTGATCTTACAGAAAAATTAACCGCAGAAGGAAATGTTGTTACCACCTTTTTTGTGAATAGGAATAAACTGGGTAAGAAAATTAGTCAGTTGGAGGAGCAGGGCTACGAAGTGCAGGTTATAAAATAA
- a CDS encoding polysaccharide deacetylase family protein produces the protein MMSRKIIAILFIYITLTTVPIYATKAESEAESSLPYHQQQYEEAMEEKEKSIRFFDLSHGEAEKIPVLLYHHLLMEEENPYENNSAVISVEAFEEQMAYLHKYGFNTITLMELEKFLAGEMEVPKRSVVITFDDGYSSNYHYAYPILKKYNFDASIFLITHSIKEVSEPFTPAKTTPLGWDQIVDGMDIFEYANHTHDLHREDKEGRYYLSIQPYEVIKEDLALNKAITKSDYFAYPYGKYNELTLEILEELGYKMAFGTRTGYVKRGDDLMDLRRFGIYPTTSMLNFRKIIHGIA, from the coding sequence ATGATGTCGAGAAAAATCATTGCCATTTTATTTATCTACATTACACTGACTACAGTACCTATCTATGCAACAAAAGCCGAATCTGAGGCGGAATCTTCTTTACCTTATCATCAGCAGCAATATGAAGAGGCTATGGAGGAAAAGGAAAAAAGTATTCGATTTTTTGATTTGTCTCATGGGGAGGCAGAAAAAATACCTGTTTTACTGTACCATCACCTTTTAATGGAAGAGGAAAATCCTTATGAAAATAACTCAGCTGTTATATCAGTAGAGGCCTTTGAAGAACAAATGGCATACTTACATAAATATGGATTTAACACCATTACCTTAATGGAGTTAGAAAAATTTTTAGCAGGAGAAATGGAAGTACCTAAAAGATCTGTAGTGATTACTTTTGACGATGGGTATTCTAGTAATTACCATTATGCCTATCCTATATTAAAAAAGTATAATTTTGATGCCAGTATTTTTTTAATTACCCACAGTATAAAGGAAGTATCGGAGCCCTTTACTCCAGCTAAAACTACTCCTTTAGGTTGGGATCAAATTGTAGATGGCATGGATATATTTGAATATGCAAACCATACCCATGATTTGCATCGAGAAGACAAAGAAGGACGCTATTATTTATCAATACAACCCTATGAGGTGATTAAAGAGGATTTAGCTTTAAACAAAGCAATCACTAAAAGTGACTATTTCGCTTATCCTTATGGCAAATATAATGAATTAACCTTAGAAATTTTAGAAGAACTAGGCTATAAAATGGCTTTTGGTACAAGGACAGGCTATGTAAAAAGAGGAGACGATTTGATGGACTTAAGACGATTTGGGATTTATCCTACTACAAGTATGTTAAATTTTAGGAAAATTATTCATGGTATTGCCTAG
- the mtnA gene encoding S-methyl-5-thioribose-1-phosphate isomerase, translating to MKKRDIIESAIVQSVILKDDEDALVLLDQTLLPAEKKFLKIKEMKDLWEAIYELKVRGAPAIGIAAAFGIYLGTKASTAKTYEDLYTDFKKIKEYLASSRPTAVNLFWALNRMEDRFKKEVGKPPQEIKTALKDEAEKIRQEDEAVCAAIGKYGLSLLKPNWGILTHCNAGTIATSKYGTALAPIYLGEAENYNLKVYADETRPLLQGARLTAWELKEAGVDVTLICDNMASIVMQEGKIQAVLVGCDRVAANGDAANKIGTSGVAILAKYYGIPFYVCAPMSTIDMDCKTGEDIHIELRPDEEVTSKWYVKPMAPKDVKTYNPAFDVTDCNLITAIITEKGIIYPPYVENLAAIFRS from the coding sequence ATGAAGAAAAGGGATATCATAGAGTCTGCTATTGTTCAATCAGTCATATTAAAAGATGATGAAGATGCTTTGGTACTTTTGGACCAAACCCTTCTTCCTGCTGAAAAAAAATTTCTAAAAATTAAAGAGATGAAGGATTTATGGGAGGCTATTTATGAACTAAAAGTAAGGGGTGCACCTGCTATTGGAATCGCTGCCGCTTTTGGAATTTATCTTGGCACAAAGGCCTCCACAGCAAAAACTTATGAAGATTTATATACAGATTTCAAAAAAATCAAAGAATACCTAGCATCCTCTAGACCCACAGCTGTAAATCTTTTTTGGGCATTAAATAGGATGGAAGACCGGTTTAAAAAAGAGGTTGGTAAACCCCCACAAGAGATAAAAACTGCATTAAAGGATGAAGCCGAAAAAATAAGGCAAGAAGATGAGGCTGTCTGTGCAGCCATAGGAAAGTACGGTCTATCCCTTTTAAAACCCAATTGGGGGATTCTTACCCACTGCAATGCTGGTACCATTGCTACTTCTAAGTATGGTACAGCACTGGCACCGATCTATCTAGGTGAAGCTGAAAACTATAACCTTAAGGTTTATGCAGATGAAACAAGACCATTACTTCAAGGAGCAAGGCTCACAGCATGGGAACTCAAAGAAGCTGGCGTAGATGTAACCCTTATTTGTGATAATATGGCCTCCATTGTTATGCAGGAAGGAAAAATTCAAGCCGTTTTAGTAGGCTGCGACAGAGTAGCAGCTAATGGTGATGCTGCCAACAAAATTGGTACATCTGGTGTAGCTATTCTAGCAAAATATTATGGCATCCCCTTCTATGTATGTGCACCTATGTCCACCATTGATATGGACTGCAAGACCGGTGAAGACATTCATATTGAGTTGAGGCCCGACGAAGAAGTCACCTCAAAGTGGTATGTTAAGCCCATGGCTCCAAAAGATGTAAAAACCTATAATCCTGCTTTTGATGTAACGGACTGCAATTTAATCACAGCCATTATTACTGAAAAAGGTATCATTTATCCACCCTATGTAGAAAACTTAGCTGCTATTTTTCGATCTTAA
- a CDS encoding glycosyl hydrolase family 18 protein — translation MRTAIKKQKRKKMKIVSLLLCLSIALGSIFYLYHSGIFRQITAFANSINFSFADNTRHQNVSNIIIADKEFEGNIFVDKDVLYLDIDFIKSHIASSILVDKENSRAYFEIPQSRYSYEKPILDEFMKDKPIFLNFLLKKVENIYYLPIETMAPLMGFEVQYFSDNHRIVIHPTEPDDFIVYPPVETKSHPTAKIGLVWDYVYQITRDRREEEKIPALDIVSPTWFKLSKNDGTVESNSVLSYVKDAHNKGYQVWGLVTNDFDPNLTSEFLSDINAQDNFIRQMVLYSSLYHLDGINIDFENIHYEDQDAFTEFVRKLTEKLHQSNLTVSIDVTIPSTSLNWSKVYDREKLGGIVDYVAVMTYDEHWGSSPKSGSVASIGWVEKGVQATLESIPPEKILLGLPFYTRLWEEEKQPDGSIKVSSRAFGMDAITSILEENNAAIQWDAAAGQYYSQYEKEDKTYKVWLEDQRSLALKASLIEKYQLAGFAAWRKDFEKEDVWPALEEVVKKNKNYDDLKF, via the coding sequence TTGAGAACAGCAATAAAAAAACAAAAAAGAAAAAAGATGAAAATAGTATCTCTGCTACTATGTTTGTCCATTGCTCTTGGTTCAATCTTTTACTTGTATCACTCTGGTATTTTTCGACAGATTACTGCTTTTGCCAACAGCATTAATTTTAGCTTTGCTGACAATACCCGACATCAAAATGTCAGTAATATTATTATAGCTGATAAAGAATTTGAAGGGAATATCTTTGTTGATAAGGATGTGCTATATTTAGACATTGATTTTATAAAAAGTCACATAGCCTCCTCTATCCTAGTAGACAAAGAAAACAGCAGAGCTTATTTCGAAATTCCCCAAAGTCGCTACAGCTATGAGAAGCCAATATTAGATGAATTTATGAAGGACAAGCCTATCTTCTTAAATTTCTTATTAAAGAAAGTAGAGAATATCTATTACTTACCTATAGAGACAATGGCTCCCCTTATGGGATTTGAGGTGCAGTATTTTAGCGATAATCATCGCATTGTGATTCATCCTACGGAACCTGATGATTTTATTGTCTATCCTCCTGTTGAAACAAAATCGCATCCGACAGCCAAAATTGGTCTTGTGTGGGATTATGTTTATCAAATTACCCGTGATCGAAGGGAGGAAGAAAAAATTCCTGCCTTGGATATCGTATCGCCTACTTGGTTTAAGCTATCAAAAAACGATGGCACCGTAGAAAGCAACAGCGTTTTATCCTATGTAAAAGATGCCCATAACAAGGGCTATCAGGTATGGGGATTAGTTACCAATGATTTTGATCCTAACCTTACCAGTGAATTTTTGTCCGATATAAACGCACAGGATAACTTTATACGACAAATGGTATTGTACAGCTCTCTTTATCACTTAGATGGCATTAATATTGATTTTGAAAATATTCATTATGAAGATCAAGATGCTTTTACTGAGTTTGTAAGAAAACTGACAGAAAAACTTCATCAATCAAACTTAACGGTTTCCATCGATGTTACCATACCTTCTACCAGTTTAAATTGGTCAAAGGTGTATGATCGAGAAAAACTTGGAGGGATTGTAGACTACGTAGCAGTCATGACCTACGATGAACATTGGGGTTCCAGTCCTAAAAGTGGTTCTGTGGCATCTATCGGCTGGGTAGAAAAGGGGGTCCAGGCAACATTAGAGTCTATACCTCCTGAGAAAATTCTATTGGGTCTCCCCTTCTACACAAGACTATGGGAGGAGGAAAAACAACCGGATGGCAGTATCAAAGTCTCTTCCAGAGCCTTTGGAATGGATGCTATAACTTCTATTCTTGAGGAAAACAACGCTGCTATACAGTGGGATGCTGCTGCTGGACAATATTATAGTCAATATGAAAAAGAGGACAAAACCTACAAAGTTTGGCTAGAGGACCAAAGATCTCTTGCCCTTAAGGCCTCCCTTATTGAAAAATATCAATTGGCAGGCTTTGCTGCTTGGAGAAAAGATTTTGAAAAAGAAGATGTTTGGCCTGCTTTAGAAGAAGTAGTGAAAAAAAATAAAAACTATGATGATCTAAAATTTTAG
- a CDS encoding bifunctional diguanylate cyclase/phosphodiesterase, which produces MVKKRLTEEKSLVNTYKLIIKPLMITLAVILGVSSVTFYSSKNFLLRQIKQEGLNLSRQATRQITDNYASLEVINEMLENKIEIAAKTVMRNEDRLNSEFLTQLAEELDVDELHWFSKEGEILYSTIEGYLGWQPFQGHPLYDFLTSHEIVLMEDIRPDAEFGVFVKYGAVRNLAGNFVQVGILADKIQDLTERFSYEKLVEELNQEENIIYALMLDTDLQTIAYSGKDPFGINTSTIENKKMVLEGKTYGIERYDSQEGIMVYHVIMPVRIGEEIIGAVALGFSMKEVYDAIYKIFITSLMIVMLMCIIFFWVQHTNIIRPVKKLNKNIHQINLKKDIRYRLPLMKEDTFWGLSCSINKILDEIAIYFERLKENERELKDMNEEMSAAFQQLTASDEELRAQYNEIQNYTEKLENLKQKYEIAIKGTNSAVWEINLEDKKLYLSHEFENIVDIDFENRESAYAVLEELVLPEDKGTLLEEYNRYTRGEKEGIYHQVRIKDKMGKIKWLLISGKGISDGEGNLKLINGIVFDITKLKEQEVYIEHLASHDALTGLPNRRAFMKRLKREIDNGKQGAVMLLDLDNFKEINDTLGHVYGDKVLKEVALRFETLEDIGNEKMLVSRIGGDEFLILTSDEKKASTVEEYVQKILDLFKKSFIIKNVEISINFSMGITRYPEDSKNANQLIMNADTAMYRVKHSGKNNYMFFDTEMLKKLKEKVEIENVLREALKTEGFKLLYQPQIHVKTGWMIGCEALLRLKDSPISPATFIPVAEETGLIMEIGKWITKEVILQVAAWKEKGLDLKPIAINFSAKQLNDKEYLAFLEKTLKEKGVEPQYIEIEITESILLERTESTIAFLNQLKNIGVKIALDDFGTGYSSLSYLTFIPVDKIKLDKSLNDKFLEIDNMKVMNSLISLAHSLGLEVIAEGIEEEAQYVRLKTGGCDYIQGYLFSKPLTIEEIEKIYNHNFLKDVNKS; this is translated from the coding sequence ATGGTTAAAAAAAGATTGACTGAAGAAAAAAGCTTAGTAAATACATATAAGTTAATTATCAAGCCTTTAATGATCACTTTAGCAGTTATTTTAGGGGTGAGCAGTGTAACCTTTTATTCCAGTAAAAATTTTTTACTACGCCAAATAAAGCAAGAGGGATTAAATCTTTCCAGACAAGCCACTAGACAAATAACAGATAATTATGCTTCTTTAGAAGTCATTAATGAAATGCTTGAAAATAAAATAGAGATAGCTGCAAAAACTGTAATGAGAAATGAAGATAGACTAAACAGTGAATTTTTAACCCAATTAGCAGAAGAGCTAGATGTAGATGAGCTGCACTGGTTTAGCAAGGAAGGAGAAATTTTGTATTCAACGATTGAAGGATACTTAGGATGGCAGCCTTTTCAAGGACACCCTTTATACGACTTTTTAACAAGTCATGAGATAGTGTTGATGGAAGATATAAGGCCAGATGCAGAGTTTGGGGTCTTTGTTAAATATGGGGCTGTAAGAAATTTAGCCGGAAATTTTGTTCAAGTAGGGATTCTAGCAGATAAGATTCAAGATCTAACAGAAAGATTTAGTTATGAAAAGCTTGTAGAAGAATTAAACCAAGAGGAAAACATTATTTATGCCCTCATGCTAGATACAGATTTACAAACTATTGCCTATAGTGGTAAAGACCCCTTTGGTATTAATACAAGCACTATAGAAAATAAAAAAATGGTATTAGAAGGAAAGACCTATGGCATAGAGCGATATGATTCCCAAGAAGGTATAATGGTTTATCATGTTATTATGCCTGTTAGGATAGGTGAAGAAATCATTGGGGCTGTTGCTTTAGGGTTTTCCATGAAGGAGGTCTATGACGCTATTTATAAAATTTTTATAACCTCTCTTATGATTGTTATGTTGATGTGCATTATATTTTTCTGGGTACAGCATACCAATATCATTAGACCAGTAAAGAAACTAAACAAGAACATCCATCAGATAAATTTGAAAAAGGATATCAGATATCGACTGCCATTAATGAAAGAAGATACATTTTGGGGCTTATCTTGTTCAATTAATAAAATACTAGATGAAATAGCCATCTATTTTGAAAGACTTAAGGAAAATGAGAGAGAATTAAAAGACATGAATGAGGAGATGTCAGCTGCTTTTCAACAATTGACTGCATCAGATGAAGAATTGAGGGCCCAATACAATGAAATACAAAACTATACAGAGAAGCTGGAAAATTTAAAGCAAAAATACGAAATTGCTATTAAGGGTACCAATAGTGCGGTGTGGGAAATAAACCTAGAAGATAAAAAGCTATATCTTTCTCATGAATTTGAAAATATTGTAGATATAGATTTTGAAAATAGAGAAAGTGCTTATGCAGTATTGGAGGAATTAGTGCTTCCAGAAGATAAGGGAACGCTACTGGAGGAGTATAATCGTTATACGAGAGGTGAAAAAGAAGGAATTTATCACCAAGTACGCATAAAAGATAAAATGGGAAAAATAAAGTGGTTATTGATCAGTGGGAAAGGAATTTCAGATGGGGAAGGAAATTTAAAGCTTATCAATGGTATTGTTTTTGATATTACAAAACTAAAAGAGCAAGAGGTGTATATAGAACATCTTGCCAGTCATGACGCTTTAACGGGGCTGCCTAATAGAAGGGCTTTTATGAAAAGGCTTAAAAGAGAAATAGACAATGGAAAACAAGGGGCTGTTATGCTTTTAGATCTCGATAATTTTAAAGAAATTAACGATACATTAGGACATGTGTATGGAGATAAGGTGTTGAAGGAAGTAGCTCTACGGTTTGAAACGCTTGAGGATATAGGGAATGAAAAAATGCTCGTATCAAGGATCGGCGGTGATGAGTTTCTTATCCTTACTAGTGATGAAAAAAAAGCAAGCACGGTTGAGGAATATGTTCAAAAAATATTAGACTTATTTAAAAAATCCTTTATCATTAAAAATGTTGAAATATCTATAAACTTTAGTATGGGTATTACCCGTTATCCTGAGGATAGCAAAAATGCCAATCAATTGATTATGAATGCAGATACAGCAATGTATAGAGTAAAGCATTCTGGAAAAAACAATTATATGTTTTTTGATACTGAGATGCTAAAAAAACTAAAGGAAAAGGTTGAAATAGAAAATGTTTTAAGGGAAGCACTGAAAACAGAAGGGTTCAAGCTCTTGTATCAACCACAAATCCATGTAAAGACAGGGTGGATGATAGGTTGTGAAGCGCTTCTTAGGCTTAAGGATTCACCTATATCTCCAGCCACATTTATACCAGTAGCGGAAGAGACAGGACTAATCATGGAAATAGGAAAATGGATAACGAAAGAGGTCATTTTACAGGTTGCAGCATGGAAGGAAAAAGGCTTGGATTTAAAGCCCATAGCCATTAATTTTTCTGCAAAACAACTAAATGATAAAGAATATCTTGCATTTCTTGAAAAAACTTTAAAAGAGAAGGGTGTAGAACCTCAATATATAGAAATAGAAATAACAGAAAGTATACTATTAGAAAGGACAGAAAGTACGATAGCTTTTTTGAATCAGCTTAAAAATATAGGGGTTAAAATTGCTTTGGATGATTTTGGAACAGGTTATTCTTCTCTTAGTTATTTAACCTTTATACCAGTAGATAAAATAAAACTAGACAAATCCTTAAATGATAAGTTTTTAGAAATAGATAATATGAAGGTCATGAACAGTTTAATTTCTCTCGCCCATAGTTTAGGCCTGGAGGTAATTGCAGAAGGCATAGAAGAAGAGGCGCAATATGTAAGGTTGAAGACTGGAGGCTGTGATTATATTCAAGGTTATCTTTTTAGCAAACCACTGACAATAGAGGAGATAGAAAAAATCTACAACCATAATTTTTTAAAAGATGTAAACAAATCATAA
- a CDS encoding polysaccharide deacetylase family protein, whose protein sequence is MKKKLKVDYLAVTCSIMIVFMGLFIYRMVLTRQINSDKVEYGSEIVWNGPTDQKIVALTFDDGPHPRYTPKILDLLKEYDIKATFFVLGKHVERYPETVKRMIAEGHEIGNHTYSHINVRESSKEKIEEEFEKTQRAVFSLTGVKPQFFRPPFGFYNEATVGIAREAGCKIILWSTHQDSKDWSNPGIYKIIETVLTKTQNGDIILLHDYVEGESQTLEALKEILPELKNRGYSFVTISQVIEMNALEDIKND, encoded by the coding sequence ATGAAAAAGAAATTAAAAGTCGATTATTTAGCGGTGACTTGCAGTATCATGATTGTTTTTATGGGATTATTCATTTATAGAATGGTATTAACTAGACAGATAAATAGTGATAAGGTGGAGTATGGTTCTGAAATAGTATGGAATGGGCCAACGGATCAAAAAATTGTAGCATTAACCTTCGATGATGGTCCACACCCCAGATATACGCCGAAAATTTTAGATCTATTAAAGGAATATGATATCAAGGCCACTTTTTTTGTTTTAGGGAAGCATGTAGAGAGATATCCAGAGACAGTAAAAAGAATGATAGCAGAAGGTCATGAGATCGGAAACCATACTTATAGCCACATCAATGTGAGGGAAAGCTCTAAAGAAAAAATTGAAGAAGAGTTTGAAAAAACTCAAAGGGCTGTATTTTCTCTGACTGGTGTGAAACCTCAGTTTTTTCGACCTCCCTTTGGCTTTTACAATGAGGCTACTGTAGGAATTGCCAGAGAAGCAGGCTGTAAGATTATATTATGGTCAACCCACCAAGATTCTAAGGATTGGAGCAATCCTGGTATATATAAAATTATAGAAACAGTTCTTACGAAAACCCAGAATGGAGATATCATTTTACTACATGATTATGTTGAGGGAGAAAGTCAAACCCTAGAGGCATTAAAAGAAATTTTGCCAGAATTAAAAAACAGGGGATATAGCTTTGTAACCATTTCACAAGTAATAGAGATGAATGCCTTAGAAGATATAAAAAATGACTGA